Part of the Apium graveolens cultivar Ventura unplaced genomic scaffold, ASM990537v1 ctg4258, whole genome shotgun sequence genome is shown below.
AttgtattattagtaattaattattcaactccaaatttattaagatttgtttgaaataataaaaatattttaatcttataacaaaaaaataattttgatttatattaaaaatatttgtgatataaaagatttagaaCAAATATGATAGAAGGTCATAAGTACTACACAAGACACATTATGATCAAAATTATCAAGTCACTTAAGATTTACATTATACTTTTGAAGgtattaaaaaataatgtatttcatacatattaatgattgtaatgtagttcttggatttgagcttggttgtaaaaaattacatttttaaaaaaaattgttaaaaatatttactatTGGTAAGAATGTATATATAGTTCACTAATCAAAACGTTAATATTATGAGTTAAATCTAGTCCAATTTATTTGAAATAGAAGTTTTAATTTATGTTTCAAATTAACTACCCTTTTTTTTTGAATAACAAAACAATTCCATTAAAAATAAACATCCGACAATAGTGTCTCCAACACACACAATGGAGGAGACGAAAATTCAACAAAGCTATTAAACGTACAAGGTATTTTAGCCAATAAATGGGCTACCTTGTTCGCCTGCTTTCTAACAAAAACAATTGAAATTCCAATCTTGTTCCTGAGGATAGAACAACATTGTTCAATGAGGTTTCCTATTTCCAGCTGATTATGCTCCGCTTTGGTAATAGCCTGGACACTCAGCATCGAGTCTGATTCCACAATGATAGATAGGTCTGGTAGATCACTAAACCATATCAAAGCTTCCAGAATACTCACCATCTCAGCTTCAAACACCGAAACTTGGCCTGCAAACTTCATAGTTTTGCCTCGCAAAAATAGCCCCTGATGTTCTCGAGCTACCATTCCTACTGAGAAGAAATTTTTTCTCTTAATAAGAGAAGCATCCACATTTATCTTTAGAGTTCCCAAAGTCGGAGCCACCCACCTCAGATTTGGCAGACTAGCATTACCTCGCCTGGTACTATCTGGCTGCATTCGACGTTTCTGAGCTTCCCTCCAGTCTTCAACTTGTTTCGAACTCCAAGCCATCACAAACTCAGGCGTTATCATATTTCCCTCCCACACACGTTTATTTCGAGCCCACCATATTCCCCATATAACCTTAGCCGTCTTAATCAGCTTATCCCCCGTTTCAGTGCTAAGCTTTTCTAGTTACCATGTAGAAGCACATTCAATCTCCCTCATGTGATATGACAAGTTCATTATTTGCCAACATGCTTTTGCATAATCACAATCAAAGAATAAATGAGGTAATTGTTCTGCATTGCCTACACACATCACACAACTGGTAGGAACATGAACTCCTTTACTGGTAAGCAGATTTCAGACAGGAACTGTATTTCGGCATATTCTCCACAAAAACACCTTTACTTTGTGAGGAATACACAATCTCCAAATCTTCCCCCAACCATCAGATTGTTGAATGTCTACTCCTCCCAAATGATTCTGCTGCCACTTATGGTAACCCGTCTTCACTGAGTACTGTCCATTATTATAATGGACCCAGGTTATCCTGTCTCGTGTATTATTCTGTGGAATACGAGTTGCTAATATAGCTGCAACATCAATATTATTGAAAGAAGATCGTACCTTGTGTTCATCCCACTTTCTGCTGTCATtcaaaaacaaatcacaaacttTGGTGCTCCTCTCCGAGCTACCATCCTGATCAACACAAAAATTCTCTTTACCCCTCAACCATCTGTCAGAATAAATATGAATGGATTTTCCATCTCTTAGGACCCATCTGCACCCTTCCTTCATGATCTCTTTTGCTTCCCATATTCCAGACCAAGTGTAACTAGATCCCCCCGTTCTACCAGCCTGTAACAAACTGCAATTAGGGTAGTACCGAGCCTTCAGAGGTCGAGAAACTAGAGCATTCGGATTGCTGATTAGATTCCAACATTGTTTTCCAAGAAGCGCCAAGTTAAAACCATGCAGGTCACGAAATCCTAATCCCCCCTTTTTCTTCGACATACTCATCCTCGTCCAAGATAACCACTTTATTCCTTTGCTATTCGAGGAATTTGAACTCCACCAGAAAGAGTTCATCATCCTTTCTAGCTCCT
Proteins encoded:
- the LOC141701634 gene encoding uncharacterized protein LOC141701634: MSMSKKKGGLGFRDLHGFNLALLGKQCWNLISNPNALVSRPLKARYYPNCSLLQAGRTGGSSYTWSGIWEAKEIMKEGCRWVLRDGKSIHIYSDRWLRGKENFCVDQDGSSERSTKVCDLFLNDSRKWDEHKVRSSFNNIDVAAILATRIPQNNTRDRITWVHYNNGQYSVKTGYHKWQQNHLGGVDIQQSDEKLSTETGDKLIKTAKVIWGIWWARNKRVWEGNMITPEFVMAWSSKQVEDWREAQKRRMQPDSTRRGNASLPNLRWVAPTLGTLKINVDASLIKRKNFFSVGMVAREHQGLFLRGKTMKFAGQVSVFEAEMVSILEALIWFSDLPDLSIIVESDSMLSVQAITKAEHNQLEIGNLIEQCCSILRNKIGISIVFVRKQANKVAHLLAKIPCTFNSFVEFSSPPLCVLETLLSDVYF